A stretch of the Aegilops tauschii subsp. strangulata cultivar AL8/78 chromosome 4, Aet v6.0, whole genome shotgun sequence genome encodes the following:
- the LOC109773028 gene encoding LOW QUALITY PROTEIN: peroxidase 2 (The sequence of the model RefSeq protein was modified relative to this genomic sequence to represent the inferred CDS: inserted 1 base in 1 codon; substituted 1 base at 1 genomic stop codon) gives MIMAFFGVPVVAVLLLGLAAAASAQLSATFYDASCPSALATIKSGVTAAVSKEPRMGASLLRLHFHDCFVQAISCXLYGCDSSVLLADTANFTGEQXAFPNVNSIRGLDVIDGIKAQVEAICAQTVSCADILAVAARDSIVALGGASYTVPLGRRDSTSASLSEANRDLPPPTSDLADLVGNFSRKGLSVTDMVALSGAHTIGQAACTNFRSRVYGETNINAAYAASLQGNCPQSGGDGNLTPLEVSTPNALNNAYYGNLVSQRGLLHSDQQLLNGGSTDALVRTYASSAAQFSADFSSAMVNMGNIGVLTGAQGQVRLNCAKVN, from the exons ATGATCATGGCTTTTTTCGGCGTTCCTGTCGTGGCGGTCCTGCTTCTTGGCCTGGCCGCGGCGGCGTCGGCACAGCTGTCGGCAACGTTCTACGACGCATCCTGCCCGAGCGCGCTCGCGACGATCAAGAGCG GCGTGACGGCGGCGGTGAGCAAGGAGCCCCGTATGGGGGCCTCCCTGTTGAGGCTTCACTTCCACGACTGCTTCGTCCAAGCAA TATCATGTTGATTATATGGATGCGACTCGTCGGTGCTGCTTGCCGACACTGCCAACTTCACTGGTGAGC ACGCGTTCCCCAACGTCAACTCCATCAGGGGACTCGACGTCATCGACGGGATCAAGGCGCAGGTCGAGGCCATCTGCGCACAGACCGTCTCCTGTGCCGAcatcctcgccgtcgccgcccgggaCTCCATCGTCGCC CTAGGAGGGGCGTCGTATACGGTTCCGTTGGGGAGAAGGGACTCCACCAGCGCGAGCCTCTCAGAGGCAAACAGGGACCTCCCTCCGCCAACCTCCGACCTCGCTGATCTCGTCGGCAACTTCTCCAGGAAAGGGCTCAGCGTAACCGACATGGTTGCACTGTCAG gaGCCCACACGATCGGGCAGGCGGCATGCACCAACTTCAGGAGCCGGGTCTACGGCGAGACCAACATCAACGCGGCGTACGCGGCGTCGCTACAGGGTAACTGCCCGCAGTCCGGCGGCGACGGTAACCTCACACCGCTCGAAGTGTCCACCCCAAATGCCTTGAACAACGCCTACTACGGCAACCTGGTCTCGCAGCGCGGCCTCCTCCACTCCGACCAGCAGCTCCTCAACGGCGGCTCCACCGACGCTCTCGTTCGCACCTACGCGTCCAGCGCCGCGCAGTTCAGCGCCGACTTCTCCTCGGCCATGGTGAACATGGGCAACATAGGCGTGCTCACGGGCGCGCAGGGGCAGGTTAGGCTAAACTGCGCCAAGGTGAACTGA